CCCCTGGCTCTGGCGGCTCGCGGAGCAGTACCACACCAATTGAGCACTACTCGCCCTTTTCCAAATCCACGGGCGCCATCAAGACGCTGAGCAGCTACGAAGCTATCAAAGCTGTTGCGGAAAAGGTTATGCGACCTCTCGGTGTGATGCTCTCCCCGCTCAACACCAAGATGAGCGATGACGAGGAGGAGGAATCGGACACCGAGTCAAGCAGCAGTAATAATAGTAGTCCGTCCTCATCGCCTACTACGACGAGCTTCCACAGCGCAGTGTCATCATCCCCTATATCAGCATCGTCGGCGTCGCGACGGAGTAGTCGTCGCAGCCATCCTCCCGCCGAAACGCACAGTGCGAGCGATATTGTCGAGTTTGAGCCCACGTCC
The sequence above is a segment of the Pyrenophora tritici-repentis strain M4 chromosome 3, whole genome shotgun sequence genome. Coding sequences within it:
- a CDS encoding Extensin-2 domain containing protein, whose translation is MPRTPSPKVRIRSQSFDSPGSGGSRSSTTPIEHYSPFSKSTGAIKTLSSYEAIKAVAEKVMRPLGVMLSPLNTKMSDDEEEESDTESSSSNNSSPSSSPTTTSFHSAVSSSPISASSASRRSSRRSHPPAETHSASDIVEFEPTSPFLYQDTSSKMYSPWLVRVVLDMYDVRGLCWMDIADPIERVWGVQTSSAEVLGILSDNGRVGVRRWWD